CTAAAATGTATCTTTCTAGCTTCTGATGGTCAAACTGAGAAGAGGCCCAAGGTAGAAGTCTCAGAAGATGAGCTGCGGAGTTATGTGCAGAAGGGCACTCTAGGCAAGCTCACTGTACCTATCCTGAAGGATGCATGCAGGTTTTTGGGGTTGAGATGTGGAAGCAAGAAGCAGGAGCTTGTGGATTCTTTAACTGATTACTTTAATGAGCACTAAGCTGGAGAGGGAGGCCCTGGTTTACTTCTGTCTGCTTAGAATCTTGATTGTCTTATGTAGGCGCTGTGTCTATTTAATCTTGCTATGAAAGAGATGGCAACTAAATGTTGCTTTGTCTAGCAGTGGAGAAACTTTTTACTTAGTTGTGAAACATCTCTGCAAAGTTGGATTCTGTTGACAGTAGGTAAAGGCAGAACTAAATTCCCTGTGAACTCAGGTCACCCACTGCACATGGACAGAGTTGTGCCTTGCTGGTTTCTTAATAAAAGTTTGGATCTTTTCCTTTGCAACACCGACTATGTCGTCTCAGCATCATAAAGACAGCAGAACTCACTTCattgtaaaaaaacccagtgaTCTGTGTTAATGGCACCACATGAATCCAAGCAGTAGATTGAGTCTGTGTCCTAACAGAGGGTATAAATATGTATTACTCTCCAAAACAGCCAGTATCAGTACTAGTAATCCAATTGGGTTCTTTTCTGCCATCACCATTACAAGTATTACCAGCagatcttaaaagaaaaaaatcattactgGGAAGCAGTATCCAATCCCTTGGGCAAAAAGCTGGCACTTAAATCTGCACACACAGGTCTTCCATTTTTAAACGGTAATAGCAGAAGCTGgtttaaaaatggaaaacaaattgTGTTCCCTGGAAGGCTGCAAGCATTTATCCCAATTAAATTACTGAGATGGCAAAGAGCTTTTCTACCTCTCTAAATGAATGAGTCAGACTATTGTTCAGGCTTCTGTACTCAAACAtgtgcttttaaaatagaagaATAGCAAGTTATGGAGAGAGCCCTTGTTACATAcagtatttttacttttttagtCCTACTTAAGGCTGTAGCTGGGTGTTAGATTTCCATCCCTGGCATGCCCCACCTGTCTTGTAGTGCAAGGTACCTAAAACCAATAAACAGTTGTTGCTTTTGCTTTAGGAAATTACTAATTGTTTAGTGAAACTCTTAACATTTTACAGTACATAAACATTGGATACCTGAGGTGTCCATTTTGGTCTGCATAGTGTTTTTAGTGTCCAGAGATTCCTGTGTGTGGCCCACAAACTGTCTTGTCACCATCTGTAGTGTGGCACACGTGGAGCCAGCTGTGACCACCCTTCTAGCACTGTGACTGTCCTAGCTGTGCCAGCATGCTGCTCACTTCTACCTTGACAATTACCCCAGAGAGCAGCTAGCTTGCACTGAGCTCTGCAGTACTGAAACTACGTTACCTGTTACACTTCCCATCAGCCTGGATtagttatttttaataaaatttgcCTAAGCACTCAATTTATTTTGCCCTTGGGCAATGAAGTTACTGTAAACGCTTGTCTTAGCAAGGCTTGAAGAGTGGAATAGTGAGACTATCCTGTCTCTAAGTCTGTGAATTGAATTCTGCAAATACCCTTGTTAACATCTCTCTTGCCTTGCTAACCCTCAGGCACACTATGTGCCAGGCTTTGGATGATTGTGGCATGTTTGTTCTAGGTTATTAGATCTGcctcctggctttttttttttgttctttttaataGCAGGCTATCACATTAAGCAGAAGTTTAAAAGGGATGGTGATGGAGTGCTTTAGAGCAGAAAAAGACAGTTTTGCTTGCTCAAGTATcttttatttctgctccttgTGTGCTTTCTCTTACATCATCTGTCTTGGTACAACAGGGCAAATCCTTGGCAAAGCTGTAGTTCTTAACACAACTAGCTCAACAGTCAGCATCAGTAGAAGGGAACAGGAGCCCTTCTAAACCTCATACAAATAAAAGGATTCTGAAGTATTTGGATCAAGTTTATCTCAGCAAGGATTACTGGTATCAGCCATTTACAAAAATATACAAACATGATGTCTTCAGTCTTTCATAAGCTCACTTCATCTGCTTGGGATGTACTTATGAAAGGTATGAAGTTAGTGCCTCTGTGGAAACATtacagaaaattttattttccattctgCTATTGCACCTAATGGAGTTTCCACACTATTTTGCTTTGGCATCCTGCAATAGAAAACAGGTTTGATATTCCAACACAGGGGTTTAAACTTCTGATCAGAGCAGAAGTGCATTTATTATACAATATGTATTTAACTAAAACTAGGTCCATAAAACCACCACTGATCCAGACTGCTGTTGGTGCTCCATGCTGCTTTTCCAGGACATGAGATGATATAACATTCTCTTCTTGAGACATGTATTAATTTATCTGAAAAATTACTTGTTCTCTGTTTCCTTGGCCATGACTTAAAAGGGTTCATCTTCAATCAGGTGACTAGAGTGCAGTAGCTAAAAAGCATGGCACTTTTTATAATTAACAGCCAGGTGTAGGGTGCTCATCAGCCACAACAGGCTGCTCTCTGCCATGTGTTTTGAGCCCAACCTCAGTGGTAACAGTCCATGAAAAGGAAACTGAAAGAGAACAAATTACTGCACTGCAATAGCCTTTAGGCAACCTGTGAGCAGTTCAGCTTTACAAGCAGAAACATTCCAGTTAGTTGCAAATACTTCACCAAGGGAATGACAATTATATTTAGCTttgcagcatttttattttttcttaaaaagtcagtatttaaaaataatcaaattaaGAGAGTTCCCCTTGTGTATTGCCATAAGATTTCTGCTTGCGGTGCATCTCTTACAGACATCTCTTGTCTGGTTTTGAGAACAAGGGCTGTGCTGATCTTGGCTCTACCTGCTGCTACACAgtagctgctgcctgccttatacgtgcctgtgctgctccatcacttACTGACTCCAGCAGCCTGAACACAGGGAACCTTTTCCTCAGTAGCCTAAACCGTTCAGAAATGCAGTTACTCACAGCTGCTGGAAGCTCAAGCTTGGCAGAAATACTGCACCACAGAGAAAGCTGACGGGTGGGTTAAAAAAGCCCTGAGCAGGCAGACAGGAAGACGAGGGGAGGACttattttttctgtcattcTTTCAAACATAAAACAGCAAACACAGTTGTATAGTCACTTTTCAAGAAGTAATACAATGAGAATGAAAATGTTGGAGTGGAATAATAGAAAAGTGGGGGGATAGGAGGCGGAAACACTAAGAATTAAGCCATAATTAAACAAAAATGtggcattttaaaatgaaactttGATATCAAAACTATCGTCTCAAATGAAGCTAAACATAAATTTCCCCTAATTTGCACTTTCtatttcacacacacactctcatGGGCACTTAGACCAAGAGTCTTTCTATAGCTTGCTGTACAGACTGGATCTGAGGCTTTAGCTGTGAGCCCTCCTTGATGGTGATGGAGCAGGCGATGACAGGCCGGGAAACGCCGCACGCCCGGCCCAGGGCTTGCTTGGAGCGCACAAACACGTACGGTACGTTCTTGTCCTCGCACAGAAGAGGGAGGTGCAGGATGATCTCCAAGGGCTCTGCATCTGCTGCCATCACAATGAACTCTGCTATCCCTCTGTTCAGTGTTTTGGTGGCTGTAAAAGAAGCTGGAGTCAGTCTAGGTCTTTCTGGAAAGCACATCTAATGTTAAACAACTTCAGGAAGTGCTGGAAGTGGCATCAGTGGGAAGAGATGTAGTGCATGAGACATGGGCTCTAAGACATTGCTGAGTTTCTATCCTTAggaattctggggttttttacaAGTTTGACTAGGTGAAGCCCCAAGCAACTGTGAAGAGAGGTTGTAAGCAGGTTGCACTAAAGGTACCTTCAAACCCAAATCTTTTATGGTTCTGAACTGGTTAGGCATCTGGTAACCCCAGTGCCACACCACTGAAACATGCACGATTACACACCATGCACCAGGAACACAGTTTGGGAATCTACCAGAACTACATATAAATGTCAAAAAGATTACAGTTTAGTTCTGTCCCTGAATCTTGTTAAAGCAGACttgaaggaggagaaaggagacaCACACCTGCAATACCCAGATCTATATAAAATGAGTGATTCACTCATCAAGCTACAGAGAAAAGACAATCTCTACCCATGGCATCTCACAAAATCGTTGTTGTGATTTGTAGCACATTTTTTAACATGCAGGTTTTACCTTCATTGGCTCCCTTGCGTAGCTGCTTATAGTTGCAGGATTGCTGCACGAGATCCAGCAGTGTTTTGGTGAGCTGTGCATCAGCCAGGGGGTAAGCTTTGGGATTCACTTCTGCCTCACTCTAAAGGAAAAAGTAAAGAATATCACAATAGGAGCAAAAGAGGCTTTGGTTCGACCAACACTGCGCAGGCATGTTGGTCCATGTCCACCATATACTGATTTCTGAAGTCGTGTCTAATCTGCTCTGCTCATACAGAAGAAACGCCACTGTATTTTACTCCTAAAAGAGTAAGGATTCTTCTTGTATCAAAGTAAAGGGGAAACGTAAGAAAGATATGCTTTACATCAAAGAGTGTATCTACTTACAATAAACATCCTACAAAGCAGTGCACTTATGGGGCAGTCTTCAGACTACGCAAAATGAAACACTTCAGTGCACCTTAACAGTGCAAATTAAAGGACTAACAAAAATTTTGAAGAAATCACCAGAAGAGCACTCATCAGGGTTATTTCTGCAAACCACAAGTAGTCTAAATGTTAACATGGGCAGCGGGGTGGCACAGCAGCGAGGTCACAAGCGGTGTTAGCGACTGGCGCTGGCAGAACCGCGGCCTCTGCGGCTCCCAGCACGGCGCGGGGGTGACCCCAGACACAGAGAATCGCCCGTTACCGGGTGTCCCCAGGATCCCTCCGGGCCTCCTGCCCCGCAAGCGGCCGCACCCCCGCCCGCACGGCCTCCACGTGCTGCCCGCCGCGCAGCCGGAGAGCGGCCTCCCTCTACCCCAGGCTGGTGGGAGTgggcagaaggaagaggagtagggagaggagaaggaagaataggaggaggagaagaagaagaagaaggagaaggaggacgAAGAGGAGCTGGGGGCCCGACGCCACTCACCATGGCCGCGGCGCGGTCTCTCCTGTGGGCCCGAGCGCGCTGTGAGGGAAGAGGCGGGAGCGCTGCCGCGGCCGCCGGAAGGGAGGCGGTgccggggcggccccggggcggaGTCGCCGTTCCCAGCGGGGCGGAGCCGCgcggcagccccggcagcgccgaTGGCGGCGGGGCCGTGCGGCGATCACGGGCCGCACTGGGCGCTGCCGCTGCGCCCGCCGCTCTGCCTCGCCTGCGCCGTGGAGACCCTGGGCGACGGCAGCGCCTCGGTGGGCAGCGCCTGCCCCGCCGCCCCTTCCCCTGTGCGGCTGGGCCGCGGAGCCCCCTCAGCGGCGGGGCTGCCGCTCCCCGGCGCTCAGttgggggccgggcccggccggtgTGGCCCTTGGCCAGTCCTGTCGCCTCGGCAGCCGGGCCCTGGTggcccttttcccctcagggCGGTGGGAgcagcgcggggctcgggcCCGGGGCCTAACGCGCTGCTGTGTTTGATCCGTAGCTGGTGCGCAAGAAGCACGTCCTGTCCCGGCTCCAGGatgccctggcctggcaggcGCTGCCGGTCGtccagctgctggcaccagacgaGAGAGTGTGCATGCATTTGATAGGAACTCTCTTTGGTAAGAGCTCTCTGAGGCctggtgcagcagcagggaggaggtAGTTACCTTTTGTTGAATACATGTGAAGCTTCCTCACATTtgaagccaaaaaaaaaaagagcaaaagaaCATTGAGGTGCCTGCCTCTATATTTCCACCGTGCTGTTGTGTAATTACTCCCTGCAGAAAACTGGCTGTCACTGATTTAGAATAGGTTAATTAATTTTCCCATTCCCCAAGGTGCAGGATTGGCATGTTCATAAAGCTCTTGCAGTTTTTCAAAGTATCTTGACGTATCTGTAAAGTCCTTCTGGAGAATAGGGAATGCTTGGCATTTTGCTTTTCCCTGAATGCTCTCCATTCTGGTCTCATGCCTCTGGAGTTATATGAAGATTCATACAGAAATCAAAGTGTGAGCATAAAAAGGTGTTGCAGGATTTAATATAAAATGCACAAACCACAAATCTAtgtagtggggtttttttacgcCATCACTTTACATTTGTAGAAATCTTTGTTGCTGTAGAACTGAAACCTGCTGCTTTCTGGTGAGTCAGCCTCAGCAAAATAGTGTTCGGCAGGATGTCAGAAAGTGTCTTTCCAGTAAGTCTCTGTGATCTTGGACTTCTCTTATGGGTTTCTGTTTGCATGGCAGAGAAATGTCTTTGAAACATCTAAAGTCTTGATGGAGAAGAAATAATGGAAGGGAAAGGTGGAGGGTAGAAATAAGAGTGCCTTCGAAGTGCAAATATACCAGATTCCTTCAATTCCACCATCTCATTTGCACATCACAGATAATTCTTGTTCTTTGGGGAAAAGTAACCTACAAGACCCTCTCCCTGCCTTGATGCACTGAATTGTTCAAAGAGTTGATTGCCCTTAGATTGTGTTGGGCATGTTTTGGAAGCAGTTTTGTTAGAAACAGAGTTTTATGaagttttcattcttttaattgtgcaaattttttttaatagtatgTGGTGCACATATAATCCTTCAGAGTAGTGGAAAAAGTGGTGATTGTGGCCAATTGAACCCTACACTATATAGCCCTAACACAAAATAGCCCAGAAGACAGGGATGCTGTGCTTTCATTTCAGTGCTCTTGTCTGCTTTAATAATTCTCTGAGAAGAGAATTCTCTTTATGATTGGGTGGTTTGAGGACAGCTTTGGGTTTTACTGTACTTGGTGTAACTCTCACAGCAGTTGGAATCCTAAACTTGGGGCTACAAACAATGTTCATTTTCAGTAGTGCATGGATGAACCAAGGATCATTTGGTGCAAGAGTGTAAGGGGGACCTCCCCAGAAGTTTGAGCAGTGCTGTGGAGGAGGTATTAATAGTGAATTCAGGAAAATACATTTGGAGAGAGAATATTGGAATAAGCATAGGCAGAAGAAAGAGGGTTAAGAGAGGCGAAATGTGGAGTGTTACTTACGAGGTGGTGTGTTTCAGATAAGCCTGAATTTAATGCGGCTAATATTGTAATGTTCAATAATGCTgtatacaaatattttctaaagagTTACTAAGGATTGGTCAGATGAGGCATGAAATAAGTAATTTCTTCATCTGTCATAACATTGCTTTAGTTGGTCAGAATTCTGAGACATCATGGAGCCTTCAGAGGGAGGTAGTTTGATTGGATGTATTGAAACAAGTGATTTAGTGTGGCAGAAGTGGGGATCCGAAACACATACCTGATGCtatgggttggaaggggctggGAGGTGGAGTTTCTTGTCTGCTGTAGTGTTGTAGAGTGAGACAGTGGTTTGTTTTGATACATCCACTCTTATGCTCTCATTGTAAAATTAACTCGTGAAGTGATGCCTTCAGGTTCAATTTAATGTTGGAACTGTTTCTGGATGATTTAAACCTGGTGTTCAGGTTTGGTTTCAGGGTTGTCAGTACTGTGGAGGGAGAAGACTGATCATAGTAACTGGTAAGAATGAAGGACACAAAGCACACAAAGGACAAAACCCACTTCTGTCATTCCAGGGTGTTGTTTCAGATGTGTAATACTGCATACACACAGTGAGATGTGGTGGTAGCAGCAGTTACATATTCCCTGACATAGGTGGAGCCATTGACTTCAACTATAAAGCACATAAAAATTTGCAAGAGAACCAAATGtcttgtgtccctgtgtcctgcttATGGAGGCACTTTTTGCCATATTCCTGGAGAGTATCCACTCTTATCTGACAAAGTCAGGCTGGTGTTATGTGaagcagggaaaacaaaacagttctgaaaaaaaaatcatctcctTTTAACAAGAAGGAATTACATCACTGATGATCAGAAACAGGAATGAGTTCTATGATGTGTTGTGGTTTATCTTGTAGGGATGTTGCATTCTGTGGAAGACAGCAGTGCCCTGAACCTATTAGTTGAAGGTGAGAGACAAATCCACATCTCAATTCCTGGCAGTTTTTGAAGGGGACAATGTGTCTTGTCTGATACCTATAGTGAGATGCTCAGCTTTGACACAGCTTCAGAAGGGAAGACCGTCGATATCCATGCATCAAAAATGATGGTCTGCTCTAATACTGGGGGCAGGGGAGtgtgtgcattttaaaatactgaacaTTTCTCTCAAAGGTTCTGTGTGTGTCATGAATTTAGTATCAAATGGGTAACAGTGCCTCAACTTTGGCATCTTTAGACCTGACCAAATTGTCAAAGCAAATGGAAGTCTATGGGATCTACTGCTTTCTCTTCAGGAGTACAGGGTATTTGTGATTTAGCTGTACAGGCTGTAGATTCCTCTTTGTGAGCAGTCCTTCATTTGAAAATTGAAGAAAACATATGCAGGGCTGACAAAGGAATCTCTGCAGTCCAGTTAACCCTGGGCACCTCTGCTGAATCTAGAGATATCAACAGTGCAGTAGTGCATTTCATGACCAGCCATGAAAGGTAAAAGGAGCTATTACAAACTTCTTCCAGAGGGATTTTAGTTTCCAGACACTTGCTTGAAATGGGGCTGAAAAGTGGAGAAGTCTTTTTGTCATGTTACCAGTCTGTTGAGAGATGGATGCTCTCTAACAGAGCAATTTTGAATTAGTGTTGCCTAAGTGTTGAAAGTGTTGTAAGTTTCTGAGTGTTTAGGGCAAGAAAGGGCTATTAAACCACCTATAAATCACCTGTCTCAGACATGCTTCTACTGAGATGTGTAGCTCTGTAGCTGAAGCAGGTCTAGTACTGCCTTGGATATACCAAGAAATGGTGAGCCCAGAAGTCCCTGGTATTTCTTTTTAGAATGCTTTCCTAGGATACGAATCAAAAGTGTAGGTTTTCCAAATGAGTCATGCCATGACAGCAAGCTACATCCAAGACAGCCTTACCAAACCCCGTGTAGAAATGTGTGCAGTGTCTCAGTAAAGGGGCTCTTGCCAAAATTTTATCAGCTGAACATTCAGGTGCCAGTTCTAAAAGTGCTGGAAGAAGAACTTTGCTTGCTGCAACTGGCCTGCTGGTCTATGTGTGGAGGCACAGGCAGCCTGCCAGCATCAGGCAACTCCCTTGAGATTTGGTTAGGGAAACCCCAGGTGATGTGTTGCCACTGCCTGGAAAACATAATTTCTTGCTGATTCCTCTTATTAGTACAGAGCTGTCAGAGTTCTAAAAATAGTAACAGCACTTGCTTGGGGCTGAGGAAGTGACCAGCACCACTCTGGCACTGTGCTTTCTGGTAAGGTGTATGGGACATCTGCAGTGGGGAGGAATGGCTGATAGACTTCACTTATCTTAGGGACAGtagcagctgaaggagaagctctGAGTGTGAATCTAAGGCTCCTTAGCAGTTTCAGTTCTGATATCTTCTCTGGAAGGATGCATTTTTAAAGGCCAGTTTTCATGCAGTAGGAAGCCTGGTCTATTCAATTACCATAATTTTTTATACTTTTAAGctaggtttttttcccccccttcctttCCTAATTCCTTATGTTTACTTGCTGTCCTGAGGCTCAGCTTGTCGCTTGCAGCTCATTTCCATGCATGGTTTGTAGTGCAGCTGAAGCAGGACTGCTGGAATGATGCCTCAGAGAGCTTGAGCTGGGCTATCAGAGGTAATagtgctgggaatgctgctgtaaccc
This Agelaius phoeniceus isolate bAgePho1 chromosome 5, bAgePho1.hap1, whole genome shotgun sequence DNA region includes the following protein-coding sequences:
- the SNU13 gene encoding NHP2-like protein 1 — protein: MSEAEVNPKAYPLADAQLTKTLLDLVQQSCNYKQLRKGANEATKTLNRGIAEFIVMAADAEPLEIILHLPLLCEDKNVPYVFVRSKQALGRACGVSRPVIACSITIKEGSQLKPQIQSVQQAIERLLV